In Nicotiana tabacum cultivar K326 chromosome 21, ASM71507v2, whole genome shotgun sequence, one DNA window encodes the following:
- the LOC142175468 gene encoding AP2-like ethylene-responsive transcription factor At1g16060, with protein MAKLSQQNQRNSSNNISNNANTNITTTNGSVLKVKRTRKTVPRDSPPQRSSIYRGVTRHRWTGRYEAHLWDKNCWNESQNKKGRQVYLGAYDDEGAAAHAYDLAALKYWGSETILNFPLSTYEKEIIEMEGQSREEYIGSLRRKSSGFSRGVSKYRGVARHHHNGRWEARIGRVFGNKYLYLGTYATQEEAATAYDMAAIEYRGLNAVTNFDLSRYIKWLKPNNNNTIDQPNSNVETNIMSTPNHTIGSTLTSTTTSASASTALPFPHFQLTSNTTMPDASVSQTRPPSATSALGLLLQSTKFKEMMEMTLAAECPPEPVEFSDPPASNFPADIKTYFDTQEFGNFGHDQGEDMNIFNEINSFMQPLLQFDFNA; from the exons ATGGCGAAGTTATCACAGCAAAATCAGAGGAACAGTTCAAACAACATTAGTAATAATGCAAATACTAATATTACTACTACAAATGGTTCAGTTCTTAAGGTGAAAAGAACTAGAAAAACTGTTCCTAGAGATTCTCCTCCTCAACGTAGCTCCATTTATCGTGGAGTCACCAg GCATCGATGGACGGGTAGATATGAAGCTCATTTATGGGATAAGAATTGCTGGAATGAATCTCAAAACAAGAAAGGAAGACAAG TTTATCTAG GTGCTTATGATGATGAAGGAGCAGCTGCTCATGCTTATGACTTGGCTGCACTTAAATACTGGGGAAGTGAGACCATTCTTAATTTTCCG CTATCAACTTATGAAAAGGAAATCATAGAAATGGAGGGTCAGTCCAGGGAAGAATATATTGGATCTTTGAGAAG GAAGAGCAGTGGATTCTCAAGAGGAGTTTCGAAATATCGTGGAGTTGCAAG ACATCATCACAATGGAAGATGGGAAGCACGAATCGGCAGAGTTTTCGGCAATAAGTACCTTTACCTCGGAACATACG ctACACAAGAAGAGGCTGCAACTGCATATGATATGGCAGCTATTGAATATCGTGGACTGAATGCTGTGACAAATTTTGACCTTAGCCGTTACATCAAATGGCTAAAAcctaacaacaacaataccaTTGATCAACCAAACTCTAATGTTGAAACTAATATTatgtcaactccaaatcatactATTGGATCAACCTTGACTTCGACCAcgacctctgcctctgcctctacggCTCTGCCTTTTCCCCACTTCCAACTTACCTCGAATACTACCATGCCCGATGCCTCGGTATCTCAAACTCGACCACCTTCTGCCACGTCAGCCCTCGGGCTATTGCTCCAATCTACAAAATTCAAGGAAATGATGGAAATGACATTAGCAGCTGAGTGCCCCCCTGAACCTGTTGAGTTTTCTGATCCACCAGCAAGTAATTTCCCTGCGGATATAAAAACTTATTTTGACACTCAagaatttggtaattttggtcATGACCAAGGAGAGGATATGAATATTTTTAATGAGATCAACTCCTTCATGCAGCCACTTTTGCAATTTGATTTTAATGCTTAA